A stretch of the Desulfobacter sp. genome encodes the following:
- the pyrR gene encoding bifunctional pyr operon transcriptional regulator/uracil phosphoribosyltransferase PyrR, with amino-acid sequence MKHKKNILNHQDFKRIITRIAYEIIETHKGVQNLALVGIQTRGDFLAKRLADQILDIEGSQIPVGSMDINMYRDDWTKISHQPIVRPSKIPFSVDDKNIILVDDVLFTGRTIRAAMDALMDFGRPARIELAILVDRGHRELPIQADYKGIFQDTEPLDMIHVLVKEHDKEDSVYKELL; translated from the coding sequence ATGAAACACAAAAAAAACATTCTCAACCATCAGGATTTCAAACGGATCATCACCAGAATCGCATATGAAATCATCGAAACCCATAAGGGAGTTCAAAACCTGGCCCTGGTCGGAATCCAGACCCGGGGAGATTTTCTGGCCAAACGGCTGGCAGACCAGATCCTGGACATTGAAGGCAGTCAGATTCCCGTGGGCAGCATGGACATCAACATGTACCGGGACGACTGGACCAAAATCAGTCATCAGCCCATTGTAAGGCCGTCCAAGATTCCCTTTTCAGTGGACGATAAAAACATCATCCTTGTGGATGATGTGCTGTTCACCGGCAGAACCATCAGGGCTGCCATGGATGCCCTGATGGATTTTGGACGGCCTGCCCGCATCGAGCTTGCCATTCTCGTGGACAGAGGTCATCGGGAGCTGCCCATTCAAGCCGATTACAAAGGCATATTTCAAGATACCGAACCTTTGGACATGATCCATGTGCTTGTAAAGGAACATGACAAGGAAGACAGCGTATACAAGGAACTATTATAA
- a CDS encoding MBL fold metallo-hydrolase: MKLDGGSMFGNAPKALWAQWMPADDRNMIEIASKCLLVQTSKENILFETGAGAYLSPKMRQRFQIRESRHVLLESLADHGLDHREISHVILSHLHFDHAGGLLAKWEQGRDDLELLFPNAAYIVGEKNFFRACTPHSRDRASFIPGLAAMLEGSGRLSLKKEGDRLCLDPVEISFMESQGHTPGMLVSWIRAKDKTLVFTGDLIPAHPWVNLPITMGYDRFPEGLIDEKQQLLDRALKTNALLVYPHDPLCAASYLAKDPERQRVKPANPFSELSMVV; this comes from the coding sequence ATGAAGCTTGACGGGGGGAGCATGTTCGGCAATGCCCCCAAAGCCCTGTGGGCCCAGTGGATGCCGGCAGATGACCGGAACATGATCGAGATTGCTTCCAAATGCCTCCTGGTCCAGACCTCCAAAGAAAATATTTTGTTTGAAACAGGGGCCGGTGCTTATTTGTCCCCAAAGATGAGGCAGCGGTTTCAGATCAGAGAATCCCGCCATGTGCTGCTTGAATCCCTGGCCGATCACGGCCTTGACCACAGGGAGATTAGTCATGTCATCCTTTCCCACCTCCATTTTGACCATGCCGGCGGGTTGTTGGCCAAATGGGAACAGGGCCGGGATGATCTTGAGTTGTTATTCCCCAATGCCGCTTATATTGTGGGAGAGAAGAATTTTTTCCGTGCCTGCACCCCCCATTCCAGGGACCGGGCATCCTTTATCCCGGGGCTTGCCGCCATGCTGGAAGGTTCCGGACGGCTCTCTTTAAAAAAAGAGGGGGACAGGCTCTGCCTGGACCCGGTTGAAATCAGCTTTATGGAAAGCCAGGGCCATACCCCGGGCATGCTGGTCTCATGGATCCGGGCAAAGGATAAAACCCTAGTGTTTACAGGCGATCTGATTCCGGCCCATCCCTGGGTCAACCTGCCCATTACCATGGGGTATGACAGGTTTCCTGAAGGACTGATAGATGAAAAGCAACAATTGCTGGACCGGGCATTAAAGACAAATGCGCTTCTGGTCTATCCCCATGATCCCCTGTGTGCGGCCTCTTATCTTGCCAAGGACCCGGAAAGACAAAGGGTCAAACCTGCCAATCCGTTTTCAGAGTTAAGCATGGTTGTTTAA
- a CDS encoding alpha/beta fold hydrolase, with amino-acid sequence MLGNGHIQTIYPVLFRKKIDITYTRERISTPDKDFLDLDWSRIHSNRLAVISHGLEGNTTRNYITGMVRAVNQGGWDALAWNFRGCSGEPNACLKFYHNGATDDLSEVIDHACATGRYNEIALIGFSLGGNLSLVHLGRDKVNSKVSKAVTFSVPCDLKASAAVLSRPANRLYMKRFLILLRKKIKAKMKIMPHAINDRGYEAITTFKGFDDRYTAPIHGFKNAEDYWEKCASRQFIPRINIPTLIINAQNDPFLPKECFPVSEAGYNKNITLRMPRSGGHVGFVEFDKQGVYWSEKQAVSFLNNHA; translated from the coding sequence ATGTTAGGGAACGGCCATATCCAGACCATCTATCCTGTACTTTTCAGGAAAAAAATTGACATCACCTATACCCGGGAGCGGATATCAACTCCTGACAAGGACTTTCTGGATCTTGACTGGTCACGCATCCACAGTAACCGCCTGGCGGTGATCTCCCACGGACTTGAAGGCAATACCACCCGAAATTATATCACCGGCATGGTCAGGGCAGTGAACCAGGGCGGCTGGGATGCTCTGGCATGGAATTTTAGGGGGTGCAGCGGAGAACCCAACGCCTGTCTCAAATTTTACCACAACGGTGCCACAGACGATCTGTCCGAGGTCATTGACCATGCCTGTGCAACGGGCCGTTACAATGAAATCGCATTGATCGGCTTTAGCTTAGGGGGCAACCTGAGCCTGGTTCATCTGGGCCGGGACAAGGTCAATTCAAAAGTTTCAAAAGCCGTAACCTTTTCCGTGCCCTGCGATCTTAAGGCCAGTGCGGCTGTTTTGTCACGCCCTGCGAACAGGCTTTATATGAAACGGTTTTTAATCCTGCTCCGGAAAAAAATCAAAGCAAAGATGAAGATAATGCCCCATGCCATAAACGACCGGGGCTATGAAGCCATTACCACCTTTAAGGGATTTGACGACAGGTATACCGCCCCCATTCACGGATTTAAAAATGCAGAGGATTATTGGGAAAAATGCGCCAGCCGGCAGTTTATCCCCCGAATAAACATACCGACCCTGATCATCAATGCCCAAAATGATCCTTTCCTGCCCAAGGAATGTTTTCCAGTGTCAGAGGCGGGATACAACAAAAACATCACCCTGAGAATGCCAAGGTCAGGCGGGCATGTGGGATTTGTTGAATTTGACAAACAAGGCGTCTACTGGTCTGAAAAACAGGCTGTCTCTTTTTTAAACAACCATGCTTAA
- a CDS encoding IS256 family transposase — MTEENTEFDFQKALKGIQEGKPFTGKGGVLTSLIKNLAEAALEGELESHLGQEVSANRRNGKSKKTIKSLDGKFELKTPRDRAGTFSPQIVKKHQTTLSDEIERKIIALYGLGMSYNDMASHLQEIYGLEISNATLSTITDKIIHTVKEWQARPLENVYPIVWLDAIHYKVRENGKVSSKAVYTILGVNIEGRKEVLGLYISENEGANFWLQVLTDLSNRGVKDILIACVDGLKGFPEAIETIFPDTEVQLCVVHQIRNSLKYVGSKNKKKFMADLKRVYKAVNKDLAEEELDILENKWNDKYPIVIKSWRNNWERLSHFFKYPEEIRRIIYTTNTIEAVHRQFRKLTKTKGSFPNQDSLLKLLYMGIQNASKKWTMPIQNWSLTISQLAIFFEGRLDKELGI, encoded by the coding sequence ATGACCGAAGAAAACACCGAATTTGATTTTCAAAAAGCCCTTAAAGGCATCCAGGAAGGTAAACCCTTCACAGGTAAGGGCGGCGTCCTTACATCATTAATCAAAAATCTTGCTGAAGCTGCTCTTGAAGGAGAGTTGGAGTCCCATCTCGGGCAGGAAGTTTCTGCCAACCGCCGTAATGGAAAAAGCAAAAAGACCATTAAATCCCTGGATGGTAAATTTGAGCTAAAAACCCCGCGTGACAGGGCCGGAACCTTCTCTCCACAGATCGTCAAAAAACATCAGACAACGCTCAGCGATGAAATTGAAAGAAAGATAATAGCCCTTTACGGCCTGGGCATGAGTTATAATGATATGGCTTCCCATTTACAGGAAATCTATGGACTTGAGATTTCAAATGCCACTCTGAGCACCATTACCGATAAAATCATCCATACCGTCAAAGAATGGCAGGCCAGGCCGTTGGAAAATGTGTACCCAATCGTATGGCTTGATGCCATACATTATAAAGTACGAGAAAACGGAAAGGTCAGCAGCAAAGCCGTTTACACAATTCTTGGGGTGAATATCGAGGGCCGCAAAGAGGTTCTTGGGCTGTACATATCCGAGAATGAGGGTGCGAACTTCTGGCTGCAGGTGTTAACAGACCTTTCAAACCGAGGGGTAAAAGATATCCTGATTGCCTGTGTTGATGGTCTAAAAGGTTTTCCCGAGGCCATTGAGACCATATTCCCGGACACAGAAGTTCAACTCTGCGTAGTCCACCAGATCCGAAATTCATTGAAATACGTTGGTTCCAAAAATAAAAAGAAATTTATGGCAGATCTAAAACGTGTTTATAAAGCGGTCAATAAGGATCTGGCCGAAGAAGAACTGGATATCTTGGAAAATAAATGGAATGACAAATACCCGATTGTGATAAAATCCTGGCGGAACAACTGGGAACGCCTCAGTCATTTCTTTAAATATCCAGAAGAGATTCGACGGATAATATACACCACAAATACCATTGAGGCTGTGCATCGACAGTTTCGAAAACTGACCAAAACAAAGGGATCATTCCCGAACCAGGACAGCCTGTTAAAGCTGCTTTACATGGGGATCCAGAACGCCAGTAAAAAATGGACAATGCCGATTCAAAATTGGTCACTGACAATTTCCCAGTTGGCAATTTTCTTTGAAGGCCGGCTGGATAAAGAGCTGGGAATTTGA
- the ychF gene encoding redox-regulated ATPase YchF, with the protein MKVGIIGLPQTGKKTLFQILTGNEITDLAKAFKPVPGTADILDSRFNTLVDMYDPDKQVRARIDLVLLPKMEAETISKGDIFKDIADMDAICHVVRAFEDDSIYHAEGSVDALRDFHMVNSELVMHDQIFVEKRIERLAAMVKKIKDEDQKKELVLMEKMLVHLEEELPLRLMDLTEDESKMIRSYPFITLKKLVIAVNVSEDDLGNEALLEGFKESCDRFMIEVMLVSAKVEAEIALLDTQEEKQEFLEDLGIKATALETLTSLCLSSLNLISFFTVGKDEVRQWLVRKAAKAPVAAGVIHSDLERGFIRAEVFKYDELVSLGSEAELKKNGKFNVEGKDYVVEDGDILNIRFSV; encoded by the coding sequence ATGAAGGTTGGCATCATTGGTCTGCCCCAGACAGGGAAAAAAACATTATTTCAGATTTTGACAGGCAACGAAATTACAGATCTTGCAAAGGCGTTTAAACCCGTTCCGGGCACTGCCGATATCCTCGACTCAAGGTTCAACACCCTGGTTGATATGTACGATCCTGACAAGCAGGTGCGCGCCCGGATTGATCTTGTGCTTCTGCCCAAGATGGAGGCGGAAACCATTTCCAAGGGAGATATTTTCAAGGATATTGCGGACATGGATGCCATCTGCCATGTGGTCAGGGCCTTTGAAGATGATTCCATCTACCATGCCGAAGGGTCGGTGGATGCGCTCAGGGATTTTCATATGGTCAATTCAGAGCTGGTGATGCACGATCAGATCTTTGTTGAAAAACGGATTGAGCGTTTGGCGGCCATGGTCAAAAAGATCAAGGATGAAGACCAGAAAAAAGAGCTGGTCTTGATGGAGAAGATGCTGGTCCACCTGGAAGAGGAACTGCCCCTGCGCCTCATGGATTTGACAGAGGATGAATCTAAAATGATCCGGTCATATCCGTTTATCACCTTGAAAAAACTGGTCATTGCCGTGAACGTCTCAGAGGATGACCTGGGCAATGAGGCCTTGCTCGAAGGATTTAAGGAGAGTTGCGACAGGTTTATGATTGAGGTGATGCTGGTCTCAGCAAAGGTGGAGGCTGAAATTGCCCTGCTGGATACCCAGGAAGAAAAACAAGAGTTTCTTGAGGACCTGGGCATTAAGGCCACAGCCCTTGAAACCCTGACCTCCCTTTGTCTTAGTTCTTTGAATTTGATTTCTTTTTTTACTGTGGGCAAAGATGAGGTTCGTCAATGGCTGGTCCGCAAAGCGGCCAAGGCCCCGGTTGCCGCCGGAGTGATCCATTCAGACCTGGAGCGGGGATTTATCCGGGCCGAGGTCTTTAAATATGATGAACTGGTCTCCCTGGGGTCAGAGGCGGAGCTTAAGAAAAACGGCAAGTTTAATGTGGAAGGCAAGGATTATGTGGTTGAGGACGGGGATATTTTAAATATTCGTTTTTCCGTATAA
- a CDS encoding molybdenum cofactor biosynthesis protein MoaE: protein MDLPAMINEMRNHPDFSKAGMVLYHNGVVRATSREGEAVTGLEVKVDHKRLDEILAQARSQPGIVEVLVHIEADKPLTVGDDVMFLAVAGDIREHVIETLTHTLNRIKGEATSKTQIFA from the coding sequence ATGGATTTACCTGCAATGATCAATGAAATGAGAAACCATCCGGATTTTTCCAAAGCCGGCATGGTGCTTTACCATAACGGGGTGGTCCGGGCCACCTCCAGAGAGGGAGAGGCCGTCACAGGGCTTGAGGTCAAGGTGGACCATAAGCGTTTAGACGAGATTTTGGCCCAGGCCAGGTCACAACCGGGGATTGTGGAAGTCCTGGTTCATATAGAGGCTGACAAGCCTTTGACCGTAGGAGATGATGTCATGTTCCTGGCCGTTGCCGGTGATATTCGTGAACATGTGATCGAGACCCTGACCCATACCCTGAATCGGATCAAAGGGGAAGCCACATCCAAAACCCAGATTTTTGCCTGA
- a CDS encoding HD domain-containing protein, with protein MGMRPTLVALSTEVVKEAFSANLRLAPALGTVMTDLEKLISKAVDFLSSIESLKGVESLIGHDYETHTHSIKVGWLCAVFIKANQDLFDLKGVDDLKALILEATVAGYLHDIGKIKIPRNVINKPGRLNNLEYILMQSHTAYAASMLFEKGVSRQVMQIIVYHHENEDGSGYPCGLSGDEIPLLAKICHIADVFDALTSERSYKKAKTPFEALRLMAGDNPYLDTLKKFEAEAMENKRLPMTAIVRDDYDAKLRRLREREILEEEAQKRVEARMKLRDNGMAHCFDTNLLKRFIKTINLSESFDLSELS; from the coding sequence ATGGGAATGCGCCCTACCCTTGTTGCCTTGTCTACCGAGGTGGTCAAAGAGGCATTTTCAGCCAATTTACGTTTAGCGCCTGCACTGGGAACCGTCATGACGGATCTTGAAAAACTCATTTCCAAAGCCGTGGATTTCCTTTCTTCAATTGAATCGCTCAAGGGGGTTGAAAGCCTTATCGGACATGACTATGAGACCCACACCCACTCGATCAAGGTGGGGTGGCTTTGTGCCGTATTTATCAAGGCCAACCAGGATCTTTTTGATCTAAAGGGGGTTGACGATCTCAAGGCATTGATCCTTGAGGCCACGGTTGCAGGATATCTCCATGATATCGGGAAGATTAAAATTCCCAGGAATGTCATCAATAAACCCGGACGGCTCAATAATCTTGAATATATTCTCATGCAGTCCCATACCGCCTATGCCGCCTCCATGCTCTTTGAAAAAGGCGTGTCACGACAGGTCATGCAGATCATTGTCTATCACCATGAAAATGAGGACGGCAGCGGGTATCCCTGCGGGCTGTCCGGGGATGAAATTCCTTTGCTGGCCAAAATCTGTCATATTGCAGATGTATTTGATGCCCTGACTTCAGAGCGATCCTATAAAAAGGCAAAAACCCCTTTTGAGGCGTTAAGGCTTATGGCAGGGGATAATCCCTATCTTGACACCCTGAAAAAATTTGAAGCCGAAGCCATGGAAAATAAACGGCTGCCCATGACCGCCATTGTCCGGGATGATTATGATGCCAAACTCAGGCGCCTGCGGGAAAGGGAAATTTTGGAGGAAGAGGCCCAAAAAAGGGTGGAAGCCAGGATGAAACTTCGGGACAACGGCATGGCCCATTGTTTTGATACAAATTTGCTCAAACGGTTTATCAAGACCATCAACCTGAGTGAAAGCTTTGATCTGTCCGAGCTGTCATGA
- a CDS encoding molybdenum cofactor guanylyltransferase, whose amino-acid sequence MEKIDCTGVILAGGKNSRLPGKKKAFHQVGETIILDKIYSLFSKLFSQVILVVNDPKEFASMDALVVTDIIPAGCALAGLHTGLFYSASPWIYATACDVPFISETVIQYLLSQRTSKKEIIIPRTREGLEPLSALYHKSCLPRMETNLSRQRFMIKKCFTPKKVLEVLPETLETLDPKMRFKFNVNTPEDLALARTMAGESS is encoded by the coding sequence TTGGAAAAAATTGATTGTACAGGGGTCATTCTGGCCGGTGGGAAAAACAGCCGGCTTCCCGGGAAAAAAAAAGCATTTCACCAGGTGGGAGAAACGATCATCCTGGATAAGATTTATTCTCTTTTTTCCAAATTGTTCAGTCAGGTGATCCTGGTGGTGAATGATCCAAAGGAATTTGCATCCATGGATGCCCTGGTGGTCACGGATATCATTCCTGCAGGATGCGCACTGGCAGGCCTTCACACAGGACTTTTCTACTCAGCCTCTCCATGGATTTACGCCACGGCCTGCGATGTGCCCTTTATCAGTGAAACCGTGATTCAATACCTGTTGAGCCAAAGAACATCGAAAAAGGAAATTATTATTCCTCGAACCCGGGAAGGTCTGGAACCCTTATCCGCTCTCTATCACAAATCCTGTCTGCCACGGATGGAAACAAATTTGAGCCGGCAGCGGTTTATGATTAAAAAATGTTTTACGCCCAAAAAAGTGCTTGAGGTATTGCCTGAGACATTGGAAACGCTGGATCCAAAGATGCGGTTTAAATTTAACGTCAATACGCCTGAGGACCTGGCATTGGCAAGGACCATGGCCGGGGAGTCGTCCTGA
- a CDS encoding IS630 family transposase encodes MTGYRERSDSKRKAYLRLRERYVRRCKTFVYVDESGFSPYTTRRYGYALKGQRVHGLIAGTKHPRTSLIAARIEYSFEEPFLFQGTCNADIFNAWIEHQLSPHLNDNHVVVMDNASFHKGEETKYLIERTGAALLFLPPYSPDLNPIEHDFAALKTIREYNENETIDEIIRMYK; translated from the coding sequence ATGACGGGATACAGGGAGCGAAGCGACAGCAAAAGAAAGGCATATCTTCGTCTTCGTGAACGTTATGTACGTCGTTGCAAAACGTTTGTTTATGTTGATGAAAGCGGCTTTTCGCCTTATACAACCCGTCGCTATGGATATGCTCTCAAAGGGCAGCGTGTTCATGGTTTGATTGCAGGAACAAAGCACCCTCGAACGTCTTTGATTGCTGCCCGCATCGAATATAGTTTTGAAGAACCATTTTTGTTTCAGGGAACATGCAATGCGGATATCTTTAATGCTTGGATCGAACACCAGTTGAGTCCACATCTGAACGATAATCATGTCGTTGTGATGGATAACGCATCCTTCCACAAGGGCGAAGAAACCAAATATTTGATAGAAAGAACTGGTGCAGCTCTTTTGTTTTTGCCCCCGTATTCACCGGATCTCAATCCGATTGAACACGATTTTGCGGCCCTAAAAACCATCCGTGAATACAATGAAAACGAAACGATTGATGAAATTATCAGGATGTATAAATAA
- a CDS encoding IS256 family transposase → MTEENTEFDFQKALKGIQEGKPFTGKGGVLTSLIKNLAEAALEGELESHLGQEVSANRRNGKSKKTIKSLDGKFELKTPRDRAGTFSPQIVKKHQTTLSDEIERKIIALYGLGMSYNDMASHLQEIYGLEISNATLSTITDKIIHTVKEWQARPLENVYPIVWLDAIHYKVRENGKVGSKAVYTILGVNIEGRKEVLGLYISENEGANFWLQVLTDLSNRGVKDILIACVDGLKGFPEAIETIFPDTEVQLCVVHQIRNSLKYVGSKNKKEFMADLKRVYKAVNKDLAEEELDILENKWNDKYPIVIKSWRNNWERLSHFFKYPEEIRRIIYTTNTIEAVHRQFRKLTKTKGSFPNQDSLLKLLYMGIQNASKKWTMPIQNWSLTISQLAIFFEGRLDKELGI, encoded by the coding sequence ATGACCGAAGAAAACACCGAATTTGATTTTCAAAAAGCCCTTAAAGGCATCCAGGAAGGTAAACCCTTCACAGGTAAGGGCGGCGTCCTTACATCATTAATCAAAAATCTTGCTGAAGCTGCTCTTGAAGGAGAGTTGGAGTCCCATCTCGGGCAGGAAGTTTCTGCCAACCGCCGTAATGGAAAAAGCAAAAAGACCATTAAATCCCTGGATGGTAAATTTGAGCTAAAAACCCCGCGTGACAGGGCCGGAACCTTCTCTCCACAGATCGTCAAAAAACATCAGACAACGCTCAGCGATGAAATTGAAAGAAAGATAATAGCCCTTTACGGCCTGGGCATGAGTTATAATGATATGGCTTCCCATTTACAGGAAATCTATGGACTTGAGATTTCAAATGCCACTCTGAGCACCATTACCGATAAAATCATCCATACCGTCAAAGAATGGCAGGCCAGGCCGTTGGAAAATGTGTACCCAATCGTATGGCTTGATGCCATACATTATAAAGTACGAGAAAACGGAAAGGTCGGCAGCAAAGCCGTTTACACAATTCTTGGGGTGAATATCGAGGGCCGCAAAGAGGTTCTTGGGCTGTACATATCCGAGAATGAGGGTGCGAACTTCTGGCTGCAGGTGTTAACAGACCTTTCAAACCGAGGGGTAAAAGATATCCTGATTGCCTGTGTTGATGGTCTAAAAGGTTTTCCCGAGGCCATTGAGACCATATTCCCGGACACAGAAGTTCAACTCTGCGTAGTCCACCAGATCCGAAATTCATTGAAATACGTTGGTTCCAAAAATAAAAAGGAATTTATGGCAGATCTAAAACGTGTTTATAAAGCGGTCAATAAGGATCTGGCCGAAGAAGAACTGGATATCTTGGAAAATAAATGGAATGACAAATACCCGATTGTGATAAAATCCTGGCGGAACAACTGGGAACGCCTCAGTCATTTCTTTAAATATCCAGAAGAGATTCGACGGATAATATACACCACAAATACCATTGAGGCTGTGCATCGACAGTTTCGAAAACTGACCAAAACAAAGGGATCATTCCCGAACCAGGACAGCCTGTTAAAGCTGCTTTACATGGGGATCCAGAACGCCAGTAAAAAATGGACAATGCCGATTCAAAATTGGTCACTGACAATTTCCCAGTTGGCAATTTTCTTTGAAGGCCGGCTGGATAAAGAGCTGGGAATTTGA
- a CDS encoding YhbY family RNA-binding protein codes for MTELKGSQRKYLRGLAHKLNPAAFVGQKGITPSLVDEIDAALDASELIKIKFVDHKGKEVKTALVEEISKRNRCHVAGIVGHVAILYRCHALAEKRRIKLP; via the coding sequence GTGACCGAGTTAAAAGGATCCCAGAGAAAATATTTAAGAGGGCTTGCCCACAAACTGAACCCCGCCGCCTTTGTCGGCCAGAAAGGGATCACCCCCTCTCTTGTGGATGAAATCGATGCCGCCCTTGATGCCTCTGAATTAATTAAGATCAAGTTCGTGGATCACAAGGGAAAAGAGGTGAAAACCGCCCTGGTTGAAGAAATTTCAAAACGCAATCGCTGCCATGTGGCCGGCATTGTGGGCCATGTGGCCATTCTTTATCGTTGCCATGCCCTTGCTGAAAAACGCAGGATCAAACTGCCCTGA
- a CDS encoding IS4 family transposase, whose translation MNFDNFRCPLIKSLSKAPELQSRGDRPLKMTFEDQINALVYFHLQEHKSARHLIQDLKENVFAKENIAPDGGISRSSFCEAINHRGLEQLQFIFEDLYKQALECHPGEHAELGELVSIDGSLINAVLSMHWANYRKGSKKAKVHCGFDINHGIPNKIFLTEGNGAERTFVPKILSKGQTGVMDRGYQSHKEFDLLQEQGKHFVCRIKTRTTRTIIDNHETPSDSYIFYDALVKLGTPNQNQTKRPVRVVGYKIAGVKYYVATDRHDLTAEQIATIYKLRWTIEDFFKWWKEHLKVYHLIARSEYGLMVQILGGLITYLLLAIHCQKQFNEKVTIKRVRQLRTAILNDLFGCEEQGSHSSNRDNIVKDQKIIEQAKT comes from the coding sequence CTGAACTTTGACAATTTCAGGTGCCCTCTGATAAAGTCACTTTCAAAAGCACCGGAATTACAATCTCGAGGAGACCGCCCTTTAAAAATGACATTCGAAGACCAGATAAATGCTTTGGTTTATTTCCATCTTCAGGAGCACAAGTCTGCCCGACATTTAATTCAGGATCTCAAGGAGAATGTTTTTGCTAAAGAAAATATTGCGCCAGACGGTGGTATCAGCCGTAGTAGTTTCTGTGAAGCCATCAATCACAGGGGACTCGAACAACTGCAATTTATCTTTGAGGATCTTTATAAACAGGCTCTTGAGTGTCATCCGGGTGAACACGCCGAGTTAGGAGAGTTGGTTTCCATTGACGGTAGTCTCATAAATGCAGTCCTTTCAATGCACTGGGCGAACTACAGAAAAGGAAGTAAAAAAGCCAAAGTACATTGCGGATTTGACATTAATCACGGAATCCCAAACAAAATCTTTTTGACTGAAGGCAACGGCGCTGAACGCACTTTTGTTCCCAAAATACTTTCCAAGGGGCAAACAGGTGTTATGGATCGTGGATATCAATCCCATAAAGAATTTGACCTGCTTCAGGAGCAAGGCAAACATTTTGTCTGCCGTATAAAAACCAGGACAACAAGAACAATTATTGATAACCACGAGACCCCTTCCGACAGCTACATTTTTTATGATGCACTGGTTAAACTTGGTACTCCGAATCAAAACCAGACGAAAAGGCCTGTTCGGGTTGTTGGCTATAAAATTGCTGGCGTCAAATACTATGTGGCAACTGACAGGCATGATTTAACAGCGGAACAAATAGCAACAATTTATAAACTCCGGTGGACCATTGAGGATTTTTTCAAATGGTGGAAAGAACATCTGAAGGTATATCATCTCATTGCCCGCAGTGAATACGGCCTTATGGTTCAGATTCTTGGCGGCCTTATCACTTACCTGTTACTGGCAATCCATTGCCAAAAACAGTTTAATGAAAAGGTCACGATCAAAAGAGTTCGGCAGCTGCGAACCGCCATTCTAAATGACCTGTTTGGCTGCGAGGAGCAGGGCTCTCATAGTTCAAACAGGGACAATATTGTCAAAGATCAAAAAATTATTGAGCAAGCAAAAACCTAA
- a CDS encoding molybdenum cofactor biosynthesis protein MoaB, with the protein MSSLLHKKSSPVKLSIAVVSVSTTRTLENDKAGTWIKKQAKKEGHEVVIHQVVTDEIAAIRDLLVHITERVCPDAVIMTGGTGISPKDVTIEAVRPLFDKELTAFGPVFAQLSFEQIDSAAIMSRATAGIVQGRIVFCMPGSLNACKLACNSLIFPELGHLLKHIKE; encoded by the coding sequence ATGAGCAGCCTTTTACATAAAAAATCAAGCCCTGTAAAACTGAGCATTGCCGTGGTCTCGGTTTCCACCACAAGAACACTGGAAAATGATAAAGCCGGGACCTGGATCAAAAAGCAGGCTAAAAAAGAAGGTCATGAGGTGGTCATCCACCAGGTGGTTACCGATGAAATTGCGGCCATAAGGGATCTTCTGGTCCATATTACCGAAAGAGTTTGCCCGGATGCCGTGATCATGACCGGAGGCACCGGCATCAGCCCGAAGGATGTCACCATTGAAGCGGTCCGCCCCTTATTTGACAAGGAACTTACGGCTTTTGGCCCTGTGTTTGCCCAGCTCAGCTTTGAGCAGATCGACTCTGCCGCCATCATGTCCAGGGCCACGGCCGGCATAGTACAAGGCAGAATTGTCTTTTGCATGCCAGGCAGCCTCAACGCCTGCAAACTCGCCTGTAACTCACTGATATTTCCGGAACTCGGACATCTGTTAAAACACATAAAGGAATAG